CCAAACTTGCatgtaattaaactttaataaAATGTGAGGGGGTTCCAAGCTGCATAGAGGCCTTCGCAGCAACCGCACTGTAAGCATTCCtgaatctttttttctttttttttctcttgtttcaGCCCTGCCTAATCTCATGAATGTAGAGGAATGTATGATGAATGCACTGAGTTGAATGTATGAATGCCGTTGAATGCATGATTCAATCGAATGATCGATTCGAATTCAACCTGCAAAAGATCACAAATTTAAACTCGCATTAGaataaaacccaaaataaaatactgaaaagaaaaaaatatctttttgtgctttttcattttttttgggtgatttttgtaattgaaataaaagcaagaaaagaaaataaacaaaaataaaaagaaaagagttagAAAATCCCAATTAGCTCTTTAGTTAACGTCTTTAGCTAGGCATAGCGGAAAGTTGTTGATCATGTCACTTGTTCCTTTAAAGTCATCCACTCTTTAATAGGGTCATAGGGCAACAGTAGGTACGGATGTGTATATTACAACAAATACATTGTGTAATGTAATAAACAATCCTAGGTCAATCCTTAGGTCATATAACATATTTCTAAAGTCTGCTTACCACCTAAGGTCGAACGGACACACCAGAAAGTAAATTAATGACTTGATAACATAACTCTCTCAACCTCACTAACTATAGTATAAATCCTTCATCTACTTATTTTCTACCATTTGAACATCAATTCCGCATCACTTTAGTCTAAAATAGAGTTCTCAAATGCACTATTCGTGTTGCCCATGGAACGAGGTCTCAGATGTTGACTTTATTCACTCTTTTGCCATTATGCATTTCCGGCTTGGGGTCTCAAAAGTTCGGGTAACAAGATTGCCTTGAAACTACCTAAATCAGAAACAATGTAGGTTGCAGCATGTTGCAACAAATTTTAGAGGAATTAATTAAACAATCATGCAGCGAATCAGATATGGATATCAGGGTTTTGAGGTTAAGAAGCAATCATAACAACGCTAACTTGTTGCAATGGGATGTCAGGATGTACAGAATTCGAGCATTCATACAAAGAATGAAGTTTGCAAAATTAAGCAAGTAAAAGATCAGTTATAATCGTGGTTTTACGCTTCTTTTTTTTACCCCGCCCTTCAAATGCCTCATTTCTTTGCCTTTGCAAACCTGAGACACCGATACTTTTCACCACTGACAGTGATTTCAAGTGCCCCGTCTTGGTTATCTTGATTTGATGCTGTTCCCATTAGAACACTTTTCTCCTTTTCGAggttttctttctctatttttagCCTTGCTTCTTGTCTGGCTATCTCTGCCTGCAACAAAACAATGTTTGGTAAggctaaaaaacaaaacaacggTGCATCATGTCCAAAATTTAGCAAATGTAAGCATGCATTTTGCTAAAAACTAGTTACTACAGGGATGATTGCTCACGAAACAAATAGTTCTCTGCTGAATTTCCCAAGAACCAGTGTAGACTAGAAATAAACATACAACACGCCACACAGATGATCACAAAGAAACCTAGTCTTCGTTTTCTAATACCCACATAGCACTGCAATCAGTTAAATTTATAAAGTAAGAAAAGTTCCCAGATATtgcaataaaaattaaaaagaaaaaagaaaaaaatgcataCAATTGGGCATATTTGTGCTTTGCTTAACTAATCAGAGCAATTAAATCTAAACGTCAAGTCTGTTATTCTGCATTTCAGATGCAACAAAAATTAAACCTccagaaaatgaaattgaactCGAGGCGTTTGACGAAAAGACTGAGCGAACAATGTTCATGAGACTCGAATTAAATGTTAGAAAAATTAGCATCTACAAGCACACATTTTGCTAGATACTAGTGATTAATTACAGGGTGACTAGAAAGAACTAGTGATTAGCAACTACACAAATAGCTCTCAGCTGAATTTCATAAGAACAAGTGTAGACTGGAAAGAAACATACAAAATGCTACACAGATAGTCACAGAAAAATCCAGCATTCCTTGATTATCTAGTACCCACGTAGCATTGAAATCAGATATTGGGAAGAGAACCCTGTTTAATGTGAACTTGGTGAGGTTGGCAGGTAGCATTAAACAATCAAAGAAGGTAGAAACCGCAGGCAATTAGCCATATTTGTGATTGCTTAACTACTCAAACCAACAAAAAACTCAACTTTAAAAGTGTGCCTCTGCATTTCTGCTACACCAAAAATCGAACTTCGAATTGGGTTTTTAACTCAAACAAAAAATGGGAAATTGATAAtgcaataaaagaaaataaaaaacttgaatTCAGACCATAAAATAGGATTGCAGTCAAGGTGTTCGACAAAAGGACTGAatgaaaaaattggattgacGAGAACAAGAATATAGTACGAATAGGACCTCGCGGCGAGAGAGTTCCGCCTTCCAAGCAGCTTCGCGCTCGGCGACCTCGCGTTCCCGCTCTTCGATGTAGCTCTGCATCTCTCGCTCCTTCATGATTCTATCTTGGATATCGGCATCCAGAGCTTCCTTGAGCTCCTGGACGAACTTGTCCACCACCAGTTTGATTCTCAGAGACATCTCCTATTACCAAAGGCACGAGTCTAATTGCTGAACCCTAGCGCACTCACTGAGTTATCGACACGGTCTCTAGCTCGGTTTCAGGACTGAGGACGACGGTCCGGCTGGGCGGCGATTGCCGAAGGAGACAAACGAGGATTTGGAACTTCTTTCGCTTTGCTGTCACGTCTCTATTTTGGTTGCGAGTTATGTGAGCACTTGCCCATTCTCCTTCCCCTTCGCAACTTAAACGGTGCGTATTCTTcgaaagacaaaaaataaaacctcTTGTTTCTTGGTACTCAACGAAGCAATACATAAAATAGAAGACATGCTAAAAAATGAGAGTTACAACCCAAGCCACACAAAGGGAGACCCACACAGATTTAGGCCCATagacaacaaaagaaaaaataacaataaaactcTAATCTCCAGCCACTAAAAACCAATCACCATCACCGCTACCTCCGCGAAGGAAGACATCTCACAATGCACCCGAACCAAAAACTAGATTTGAGAGTATTACGCATAATCAATCAATCAAGAACCAAAGCCTCCACAGCTACACGAGCAAGAAAAGTCACAAAAACGTAACAGAAGGAGGGAGAGGGCGAAGGGGGTGTGTAAAACACCCTTTTTCTAACGTGAATTGTTTTACACTTCGCCCAATTTTTCCAACAATCCAGATCAACAATGGACTGTGTGAATTGGGTCTTGTGTCAAAATAGAGCCCACTCCGAGATCTAATTCATGGTTAGGAGTTGGAAAAGATGAGGGGCAGCAAGAGGGAGGGAGGAGAGAAAGGTGCGATGTGGAAGGAGGAGAGGATTGGCGGTGAGTGGCAATTGAGTGTGGAGAGGGTACAAAACTGAGACATAAGCTCTAATAGTTGAGACAAAATTCGGAGGAAAGCATAGAtaaagaaaaagggaggaaGAGGATAAGGAAGAGTAGAAGGAAGCAGAAAAGATTTGAGGGCTGCCACCAACCCTAAAGCCCGACTGAGCAAGGTTTTCCCTTTGGGGGTTTTCTTTGAGAGAGGGAGGTAGTATATGTACATGTATGCTTCTTTTGGGACATATTCTTATTTGAGGACCTACTGTATAGTTCGAGAAATGATCGATAAATGTTGATTTGAAAAAAGATTTCTTCGTTTTTCACCGTTTATTTTCCTAATTGCTCAATAGGAAGAAGTCAAGATTGAATTATGTTATATAGCATATTTACTTAGAGTAGGAGAAACCATAATGAGTGTAGAGATTCTAATTCTTGAATATTCAAGTATTAATATGTGTTGCAATATGAATGTCGCATAACATGTATTTGTTGCTAAACGCAAGAAAAGTCATGAATTAGAGTAAAATACTCATTAAGCAACGCAATAAAAGTAATGAATTAGAGTAAAATACTCATTCCAATATTTTCCAAGTAAATAAGTATATGTCgttaatttcaaatttgttttaaaatgttattAAGTGAAACGTTTTAGTTTAGTTACGCTTTTATTATAAACATGTAGAATACCCATGCTAACTCTAGACACTTCTTAGAAGATTAAGTTCACATAAAATGGTAGAGCCAGACAATAAGAGATGGAATGCCACTAAAGTTACTTTTCCCTTCGATACAAGTGATTTATAATTTCAGACGCATAAACAAATATTCTTAATCGACTAAGTTATTAAACCTCTTGCAAATTGGAGTAACGTTGTCTCTCTCACTGTGTCACAAAGCGATGTTAGCTCAAAGTGATGAAAGTGAGAAGGAAAATAGGTTAGGATTAG
This genomic interval from Malus domestica chromosome 05, GDT2T_hap1 contains the following:
- the LOC103421055 gene encoding beta-mannosyltransferase 1-like; protein product: MSLRIKLVVDKFVQELKEALDADIQDRIMKEREMQSYIEEREREVAEREAAWKAELSRREAEIARQEARLKIEKENLEKEKSVLMGTASNQDNQDGALEITVSGEKYRCLRFAKAKK